A region of Vigna radiata var. radiata cultivar VC1973A chromosome 10, Vradiata_ver6, whole genome shotgun sequence DNA encodes the following proteins:
- the LOC106775729 gene encoding serine/threonine-protein phosphatase PP1 isoform X1 → MMMTTMEGMMDKAVLDDVIRRLLEGKGGKQVQLSESEIRQLCVNARQIFLSQPILLELRAPIRIGGDIHGQYQDLLRLFEYGGFPPAANYLFLGDYVDRGKQSLETICLLLAYKIRYPDKIFLLRGNHEEAKINRIYGFYDECKRRFNVRLWKIFTDCFNCLPVAALIDEKILCMHGGLSPELENLDLIREIQRPTEIPDSGLLCDLLWSDPDASIEGWADSDRGVSCTFGPDVLMEFLDKNDLDLVCRGHQVVEDGYEFFAKRRLVTIFSAPNYGGEFDNAGALLSVDDSLVCSFEILKPADRASGSSSSKMNFKKQPPKLGKI, encoded by the exons atgatgatgacaacaATGGAGGGGATGATGGACAAGGCCGTCTTGGATGACGTCATTCGGAGGCTTCTCGAAGGGAAAGGAGGCAAACAGGTTCAGCTCTCTGAGTCCGAGATCCGTCAACTCTGCGTCAATGCCCGACAAATCTTCCTCTCTCAGCCAATTCTTCTCGAGCTCCGTGCCCCCATCCGCATCGGCG GTGATATACATGGTCAGTACCAGGACTTACTGAGGCTTTTTGAATATGGTGGCTTCCCTCCTGCGGCAAACTACTTGTTTCTGGGAGATTATGTGGACAGAGGGAAGCAAAGTTTGGAGACTATTTGTTTGCTTTTGGCCTACAAAATAAGATATCCAGACAAAATTTTTCTCTTGAGGGGAAACCATGAAGAAGCAAAGATTAACCGTATATATGGTTTTTATGATGAATGTAAAAGGAGGTTCAATGTACGGTTATGGAAGATATTCACCGACTGCTTTAACTGTTTGCCGGTGGCTGCTCTCATTGATGAGAAAATACTTTGTATGCATGGGGGACTCTCTCCAGAATTAGAAAATTTAGATCTGATAagagagattcaaaggcctactgaAATTCCAGATAGTGGTCTCCTTTGTGATCTGCTTTGGTCTGATCCTGATGCCAGCATTGAGGGTTGGGCGGATAGTGACCGAGGCGTTTCATGTACCTTTGGACCTGATGTACTTATGGAGTTTTTGGATAAAAATGACCTTGATCTTGTTTGCAGAGGGCATCAG GTTGTGGAGGATGGATATGAATTCTTTGCTAAAAGAAGATTAGTCACGATATTTTCTGCTCCGAATTATGGTGGAGAATTTGACAATGCTGGTGCATTGTTAAGCGTTGATGATTCTCTTGTATGTTCCTTTGAGATATTGAAACCCGCTGATAGAGCATCAGGAAGTAGTTCTtcgaaaatgaattttaagaaG
- the LOC106775729 gene encoding serine/threonine-protein phosphatase PP1 isoform X2 has protein sequence MMMTTMEGMMDKAVLDDVIRRLLEGKGGKQVQLSESEIRQLCVNARQIFLSQPILLELRAPIRIGGDIHGQYQDLLRLFEYGGFPPAANYLFLGDYVDRGKQSLETICLLLAYKIRYPDKIFLLRGNHEEAKINRIYGFYDECKRRFNVRLWKIFTDCFNCLPVAALIDEKILCMHGGLSPELENLDLIREIQRPTEIPDSGLLCDLLWSDPDASIEGWADSDRGVSCTFGPDVLMEFLDKNDLDLVCRGHQVVEDGYEFFAKRRLVTIFSAPNYGGEFDNAGALLSVDDSLVCSFEILKPADRASGSSSSKMNFKKPPKLGKI, from the exons atgatgatgacaacaATGGAGGGGATGATGGACAAGGCCGTCTTGGATGACGTCATTCGGAGGCTTCTCGAAGGGAAAGGAGGCAAACAGGTTCAGCTCTCTGAGTCCGAGATCCGTCAACTCTGCGTCAATGCCCGACAAATCTTCCTCTCTCAGCCAATTCTTCTCGAGCTCCGTGCCCCCATCCGCATCGGCG GTGATATACATGGTCAGTACCAGGACTTACTGAGGCTTTTTGAATATGGTGGCTTCCCTCCTGCGGCAAACTACTTGTTTCTGGGAGATTATGTGGACAGAGGGAAGCAAAGTTTGGAGACTATTTGTTTGCTTTTGGCCTACAAAATAAGATATCCAGACAAAATTTTTCTCTTGAGGGGAAACCATGAAGAAGCAAAGATTAACCGTATATATGGTTTTTATGATGAATGTAAAAGGAGGTTCAATGTACGGTTATGGAAGATATTCACCGACTGCTTTAACTGTTTGCCGGTGGCTGCTCTCATTGATGAGAAAATACTTTGTATGCATGGGGGACTCTCTCCAGAATTAGAAAATTTAGATCTGATAagagagattcaaaggcctactgaAATTCCAGATAGTGGTCTCCTTTGTGATCTGCTTTGGTCTGATCCTGATGCCAGCATTGAGGGTTGGGCGGATAGTGACCGAGGCGTTTCATGTACCTTTGGACCTGATGTACTTATGGAGTTTTTGGATAAAAATGACCTTGATCTTGTTTGCAGAGGGCATCAG GTTGTGGAGGATGGATATGAATTCTTTGCTAAAAGAAGATTAGTCACGATATTTTCTGCTCCGAATTATGGTGGAGAATTTGACAATGCTGGTGCATTGTTAAGCGTTGATGATTCTCTTGTATGTTCCTTTGAGATATTGAAACCCGCTGATAGAGCATCAGGAAGTAGTTCTtcgaaaatgaattttaagaaG